The following proteins are co-located in the Malassezia restricta chromosome II, complete sequence genome:
- a CDS encoding proliferating cell nuclear antigen: MLEAKIEQAVVLKRVLDAIKDLVEHANFDCNEEGIRLQAMDSSHVALSAVELRADGFEEYRCDRPMSIGIAIASLNKVLRSANNNDILNMRKADNADSLHLVFEGSSSDRIGEFDLKLMDIDTEHLGIPDTEYDAVVKLSSNEFARICRDLSNVGESVKITITKEGVTFSTEGEIGDARMTLKQGSGSSARLEDDDDIDPLDDEEGDRFSKKRKTSAAGSSTTGAVVPVEIQLEKAVALTFSVQYLVNFTKAAPLSSAVTLHMADKVPLLVEFAFENGHVRYYLAPKLAETDDD; encoded by the exons ATGCTTGAAGCAAAAATTGAACAGGCTGTTGTG CTTAAACGTGTGCTTGACG CCATCAAGGATCTTGTTGAACATGCAAATTTCGACTGCAATGAAGAGGGCATT CGCCTGCAAGCTATGGACAGCTCGCATGTAGCTCTCTCAGCCGTTGAGCTACGTGCTGACGGCTTTGAGGAGTATCGCTGCGACCGTCCTATGAGCATTGGTATAGCCATTGCCAGCCTTAATAAGGTCTTGCGCAGTGCCAACAACAACGATATCTTGAACATGCGCAAGGCTGATAATGCGGATAGCCTGCACCTGGTTTTTGAAGGCTCAAGCTCTGACCGCATTGGTGAATTTGATCTTAAACTTATGGACATCGACACGGAGCATTTGGGTATTCCCGACACTGAATACGACGCTGTTGTAAAGTTGTCCTCCAATGAATTTGCTCGTATTTGCCGCGACTTGTCGAACGTGGGTGAAAGCGTTAAGATTACTATTACAAAAGAAGGTGTTACGTTCTCGACAGAGGGTGAAATTGGAGATGCGCGTATGACTCTGAAGCAGGGCTCAGGTTCAAGTGCTCGTCTtgaggatgacgatgacATTGATCCCttggacgacgaagagggTGATCGTTTCAGTAAAAAGCGCAAGACATCAGCGGCTGGTAGCTCGACCACTGGTGCTGTTGTTCCCGTTGAAATTCAACTTGAAAAGGCTGTGGCTCTTACTTTCAGTGTTCAATACCTTGTCAACTTTACCAAGGCTGCCCCACTTTCATCAGCTGTTACGCTTCACATGGCTGATAAGGTGCCTCTTTTGGTTGAGTTTGCATTTGAGAATGGGCATGTGCGATATTACCTGGCTCCTAAGCTAGCGGAAACCGACGATGATTAA
- a CDS encoding magnesium transporter has product MRRAERLPEPVHRGNGRGGWLRRWWHKRPLETQEKHALDTFAMHTKEEAKQVSDHETKQASRLKFAHAHQRILPEDLPQDYEPDEVYRGLDEYVAARRSVRRKEQRMNRRSASHDSDSDSSHSSSSDSSSGPQVISRIRALFGDSSDSSSDSESDNDDSDAESSLRSSSARDSHDTDVSDRLSATSVRSRRDTSVVNTPNMSSAFSPWTPRLSALTSTRRRRRHKRRQQRQERPAHIVKASRMARRNARRLRELSGGVTEYTLFSPTGDARSNTVYSHSWDQIWERMEEYFQYHRQTDGHAGDLGIPGVSEIPSERMQRLNDEDFLKLPSPALNLDNTESKPTQADDHAEISFEQERLTGRHMSDVPLTPYFRSNISGEVAPSPMPFASLSTKLKPQMKSDPVSPLPGSNLPNSSTIDTIPEEPAELYLPEAALDIYGQPHNVQPNVTPPDVAITKHSLRSDPWWLDIRCPTYKDMQQLSQHFPLHPLTVEDILKQEPREKVETFERLGYYFVVIRALDENHFRFTRPSTKRKDDKSTQDTMLLSPGLVEAQVPKTPRARNIAPKQTSEEGRVHIETVKSESGKEGLEGLTAGSVSLYLVVFSHGVLSFHFEDLRNHTERIRDKLDSAYTDMQHNADWIVHSLYDSIVDAFSPYVTFLQSEVEYVEFLSNDLDITPFQDEKRSLSTKIRRFFTEPLFSTPDDKRTGLIAEDLLRSLPEGSKEYVEYLVRRSKKRKAFSTYDALHQSHFILRLTRVREVVMGLTRLLLPKADVVRTLRKRLFDSKNFVRESNMLELYFDDIFDHVASMLTQLQDREYGLNHTHSAFLSISSLSASRFQRRVIITLIWACMIINIVFFCTLYCTSFSMNVQIPADSALCEGDDGSIGDCTHTPFAGIASSLVVFPTILIAVYRVIMRRSEARSKRKMASR; this is encoded by the coding sequence ATGCGGCGCGCAGAGCGTCTTCCTGAGCCCGTGCACAGGGGCAATGGGCGGGGTGGTtggctgcgtcggtggTGGCACAAGCGCCCTCTTGAGACGCAGGAAAAACATGCCCTCGACACTTTTGCTATGCATACAAAAGAAGAAGCAAAGCAGGTATCTGATCACGAGACGAAGCAAGCTTCTCGTTTAAAATTTGCCCATGCTCATCAACGCATTTTACCGGAAGATTTACCTCAGGATTATGAACCAGACGAAGTTTACCGTGGTCTAGATGAATATGTCGCTGCAAGGAGGAGTGTGCGTAGAAAAGAACAGCGTATGAATCGACGCTCTGCCTCTCACGATTCGGATAGCGACTCAagccacagcagcagctcagaCTCGAGTAGCGGCCCCCAAGTTATTTCGCGTATTCGTGCCTTATTTGGGGACAGCTCAGACAGTTCAAGTGACTCGGAATCAGACAATGATGACTCTGACGCTGAGTCGTCCTTGCGGTCATCTAGCGCTCGAGATTCCCATGACACGGATGTCTCGGATCGTTTGTCCGCGACGAGTGTTCGTTCTCGTCGAGATACGTCTGTTGTCAATACTCCCAACATGTCGTCCGCATTTTCTCCCTGGACTCCTCGCTTAAGTGCACTCACTAGTACGCGACGAAGGCGAAGGCATAAGCGCCGTCAACAGCGCCAGGAGCGCCCCGCGCACATTGTCAAAGCTAGTCGTATGGCTCGGCGTAATGCTCGTCGTTTGCGTGAATTATCTGGAGGTGTTACCGAATACACTCTTTTCTCCCCAACAGGCGATGCACGTTCTAATACCGTTTACTCACATTCTTGGGATCAAATTTGGGAGCGCATGGAAGAATACTTTCAGTATCATCGACAAACGGATGGCCATGCGGGCGACCTAGGCATACCGGGAGTTTCTGAAATACCAAGTGAAAGAATGCAACGTCTCAACGATGAAGATTTCTTGAAACTGCCATCGCCTGCGCTTAATTTGGACAATACAGAATCAAAACCTACCCAAGCTGATGATCATGCGGAAATCTCTTTCGAGCAGGAACGTTTGACTGGACGTCACATGTCAGACGTACCTCTCACTCCTTATTTCCGCTCCAATATCTCGGGAGAGGTAGCGCCATCGCCGATGCCATTTGCTTCATTGTCTACTAAACTAAAGCCACAAATGAAATCTGACCCAGTTTCACCCTTGCCTGGCAGCAATCTTCCTAATTCCTCCACAATAGATACCATTCCCGAGGAGCCTGCCGAGTTGTATCTACCTGAAGCTGCTCTCGATATATACGGACAACCACACAACGTTCAACCCAATGTAACACCCCCTGATGTCGCCATAACGAAACATTCTCTTCGATCTGACCCTTGGTGGCTAGATATCCGGTGTCCCACCTACAAAGATATGCAACAGCTAAGCCAACATTTTCCGCTGCACCCACTGACGGTGGAAGATATCTTAAAGCAAGAACCGCGTGAGAAGGTGGAAACATTTGAACGTCTCGGGTACTATTTTGTTGTTATTCGTGCATTAGATGAAAACCACTTTCGTTTTACTCGTCCTAGCACTAAGCGCAAAGATGATAAATCCACTCAAGATACCATGTTGCTATCACCGGGACTTGTGGAAGCACAAGTTCCAAAAACGCCGCGCGCTCGGAATATCGCTCCAAAGCAAACTTCGGAAGAAGGGCGCGTTCACATCGAAACTGTGAAGTCCGAGTCCGGCAAGGAGGGTCTAGAGGGTTTGACGGCTGGTTCTGTTTCTCTTTACCTTGTCGTATTTTCCCATGGTGTGTTGTCATTCCACTTTGAAGATCTTCGCAATCATACTGAAAGAATCCGTGACAAGCTAGATTCCGCTTACACAGACATGCAGCACAATGCTGACTGGATTGTACACAGTCTGTATGATTCAATCGTTGACGCATTTTCCCCTTATGTTACATTCCTGCAATCAGAAGTTGAATACGTGGAATTTCTTTCGAATGACTTAGACATCACTCCATTCCAGGACGAGAAACGGTCGCTTTCAACAAAGATACGCCGTTTTTTCACGGAACCGTTGTTCTCGACACCTGACGATAAACGTACGGGTCTTATTGCCGAAGATCTTCTTCGTTCGCTACCGGAAGGAAGTAAAGAATATGTTGAATATCTTGTTAGGCGCTCGAAAAAGCGGAAGGCATTTTCTACATACGATGCTCTGCACCAGAGTCATTTTATTTTGCGTCTAACGCGTGTCCGCGAGGTCGTAATGGGTCTTACGAGGCTGTTATTGCCTAAGGCGGATGTCGTAAGAACTCTGCGTAAGCGACTTTTTGACTCAAAAAACTTTGTGCGTGAAAGCAATATGCTAGAATTATACTTTGATGACATTTTCGACCATGTTGCTTCCATGTTGACTCAACTTCAGGACCGTGAATACGGCCTGAACCACACTCATTCAGCATTTCTTTCGATATCATCATTGAGTGCCAGTCGTTTTCAACGCCGTGTTATCATAACGCTCATTTGGGCTTGTATGATCATCAATATTGTTTTCTTCTGCACGTTGTATTGCACCTCTTTCAGTATGAACGTTCAAATCCCGGCTGACTCGGCCTTATGTGAGGGTGATGACGGTTCAATAGGTGATTGCACCCACACGCCTTTTGCTGGAATTGCTTCATCACTTGTTGTATTTCCCACTATTTTGATTGCTGTGTACAGAGTAATAATGCGCCGCTCAGAAGCCCGATCAAAACGAAAGATGGCTTCTCGATAA
- a CDS encoding cell division control protein gives MMQVNAALGAAPDNVDAYAFCNSFWGENDAGYHVMQSFIKNTTRTMEDLRAYYQERAEIEHEYAKRLSKLAKTSLGKYETGPMRHALDTVRLETDSQARSHVQLENSIRKEVEGPLIDFMRRVDSLRRDAQTSVTKLHKHKQTQTQYMNRAREKYETDCTKINSYTAQSNMVQGRDLDKVMSKLERVQSGIESEDRDYQSYVRALQETTQKWNSEYKSFLDICQDVEEERQEFLKTNIWGLANAISSICVTDDEACERVRVALEGCESTRDVRDFVREFATGSNIPAAPEYVNYAQSIAPPAAATTGSAHFSRLSTRVADGMHPPSASVLATQTPATSSYGASPSLHSSTPSVAPGNIPPSMLRPVSPSIHPGTPLTPASMALQSPQGPNVPNYLAAMSRSSPSQVISPPTRTPPPSNSNRNSMFAPGATPLAQAQSPSMQPPLVSPVVAPANHTQPPLQAASVPMSQVAAPPPGDTNEDDPIAKALANLRLRQSRKSPTPSSRPTSTISTTMSAPMSQEPLQPSSQAQSRPPSQVMTDPRWHRAITPDARPPRSTSPAAAFMHPPERSISPLPVEQIHSHYGQAFPTERRAGQGKQEPRATSPLGISLDARGQVTEDTMAGRYASSAGQGTASSQVSGPSSSQLARPPTGQYSESGEPILFYVKALYDYEASLPEEFSFTAGDIIAVTHTEPDGWWQGELLDEARRTPGANTFPSNFVVLLM, from the exons ATGATGCAGGTAAACGCAGCCTTAGGCGCTGCACCAGATAATGTTGATGCTTATGCTTTCTGTAACTCTTTCTGG GGTGAGAATGACGCGGGCTACCATGTGATGCAAAGCTTCATTAAAAACACTACGAGAACAATGGAGGACTTGCGTGCGTATTATCAAGAACG TGCTGAAATTGAACATGAATATGCCAAACGGCTCTCGAAACTTGCTAAAACCTCATTAGGCAAATATGAGACAGG ACCTATGCGCCATGCTCTCGACACTGTTCGCCTTGAGACGGATTCGCAGGCTCGCTCCCATGTTCAGCTGGAAAATTCGATACGCAAAGAAGTAGAAGGGCCTTTGATCGACTTTATGCGGCGCGTTGACAGTCTtcgccgcgacgcccaAACGTCGGTGACCAAACTGCACAAGCATAAGCAGACGCAAACACAGTACATGAATCGAGCGCGTGAAAAGTATGAAACGGATTGCACCAAGATCAACTCATACACGGCACAGAGCAATATGGTGCAAGGTCGCGATCTCGACAAGGTGATGTCCAAATTGGAGCGTGTTCAATCGGGTATTGAGAGCGAAGACCGCGACTATCAAAGCTATGTGCGGGCCCTGCAAGAGACGACACAAAAATGGAATTCTGAGTATAAGAGTTTTCTTGACATATGCCAGGACGTAGAAGAGGAGCGTCAAGAGTTTCTCAAGACTAATATCTGGGGCTTGGCAAACGCCATTTCCAGCATTTGTGTAACAGACGATGAGGCATGTGAGCGGGTGCGTGTGGCTCTTGAGGGATGTGAATCTACTcgcgatgtgcgcgactttgtgcGTGAATTTGCCACAGGCTCAAATAttcctgcagcgcctgaaTATGTCAACTACGCCCAGAGTATTGCACCGCCGGCTGCTGCCACCACTGGCTCAGCGCACTTTTCACGTCTTTCTACTCGTGTGGCTGATGGGATGCACCCGCCAAGCGCATCTGTCCTAGCTACACAGACGCCCGCTACATCAAGTTACGGTGCCTCACCTTCATTGCACTCTTCAACACCCTCAGTTGCACCCGGTAATATCCCGCCGTCAATGTTACGACCAGTTTCGCCGTCAATACATCCAGGCACGCCACTGACACCGGCGTCTATGGCACTACAATCGCCACAAGGACCGAATGTGCCAAACTATCTCGCCGCTATGAGTCGCTCTTCACCATCACAAGTGATTTCACCGCCAACTCGCACTCCGCCGCCGTCTAATTCAAACAGGAATAGCATGTTCGCTCCTGGAGCTACGCCCCTTGCTCAAGCTCAGTCGCCCAGCATGCAACCGCCCTTGGTGAGCCCGGTAGTGGCACCTGCAAATCATACGCAGCCACCATTGCAGGCAGCATCCGTGCCCATGTCTCAAGTTGctgcaccaccaccagGTGACACGAATGAAGATGATCCTATTGCcaaggcgctggcgaaTCTGCGCTTGCGCCAGAGTCGCAAGAGTCCTACGCCCAGTAGCCGTCCAACCAGCACGATCAGCACAACAATGTCAGCTCCCATGTCGCAAGAACCACTCCAGCCATCGTCACAAGCGCAGAGTCGGCCGCCCTCACAGGTTATGACTGACCCTCGGTGGCATCGTGCCATTACGCCTGATGCACGACCTCCGCGATCGACATCGCCAGCCGCGGCATTTATGCACCCTCCAGAGCGAAGCATATCGCCTTTGCCTGTGGAGCAAATTCACAGTCATTATGGCCAAGCTTTCCCAACagagcgacgtgccggTCAAGGAAAGCAGGAGCCTCGTGCCACTTCGCCCTTGGGCATCTCGCTGGATGCACGAGGTCAAGTCACAGAAGACACGATGGCCGGCCGGTACGCATCCTCTGCTGGGCAAGGCACTGCATCCAGTCAAGTTTCGGGCCCGAGTTCATCACAACTCGCCCGTCCGCCGACAGGACAATACAGCGAGAGTGGTGAGCCCATCCTGTTTTATGTCAAGGCGCTGTATGACTATGAAGCATCGCTGCCCGAAGAGTTCAGCTTCACAGCAGGCGATATCATTGCGGTCACACACACAGAGCCAGACGGATGGTGGCAAGGCGAGCTCCTGGACGAAGCGCGCCGTACACCGGGAGCGAATACTTTCCCTAGCAACTTTGTCGTACTTCTCATGTAG
- a CDS encoding cytochrome c oxidase subunit 7c has protein sequence MSAIFAATRASLRNTRAPTMMLRRSLHIENTPETVLPFRTGRKHKTFVGISVASFFATGLILPTIAALYQQLKQ, from the exons ATGTCGGCTATCTTTGCTGCCACTCGTGCTTCGCTCCGCAACACGCGCGCTCCCACTATGATGCTTCGTCGTTCTCTGCACATCGAGAACACGCCTGAGACTGTAC TGCCTTTCCGCACTGGCAGGAAGCACAAGACTTTTGTGGGTATCTCTGTGGCGTCTTTCTTCGCCACGGGTCTTATTCTCCCAACTATTGCTGCTCTCTACCAACA GCTCAAGCAGTAA
- a CDS encoding ribosome production factor 1, translating to MAGAGADADDTRRKTGSVSHIGNKHKRQDMYQQYRKDKAKSKLKRRLKLAKAERSSKEGKSLRRERLASNKQQTIENTRDFNPTILNLPNTHEVPEWMKSQEAPPTSVDAQDEEDEEDKGEDEEEEDEDEEEDEDEDEEEAQNHSEAPEQVEEEESIEEEVQDPQLAKYDMDNDPTAPPAILITTSLPSNSTSPHLTSANARSHPAEAVREFIKELLNVFPGAEYRARAKAKGAGLGKICSWARARRFDAVLVVGEANKKPCSVTLVALPLGPTALFRLTSVELGKEIYGHARPTPHTPELILNNFTTALGHRVGKLLQRLFPLVPDLEGRQVVTAHNQRDFVFFRRHRYEFRSADKAALQEIGPRFTLKLMSLSSGLPKGAGAWNGRFVDELEEVPAADDPHAGDSAEYSTNDGIEFKWKPKMSVSRRNFYL from the coding sequence ATGGCAGGAGCAGGGGCCGATGCAGACGATACTCGTCGCAAGACAGGATCTGTGTCTCACATTGGGAACAAACATAAGAGGCAGGATATGTATCAACAATATCGTAAAGACAAAGCCAAGAGCAAATTGAAACGCCGCCTGAAGTTGGCCAAGGCGGAGCGCTCTTCAAAGGAAGGCAAGTCACTTCGAAGAGAGCGCCTTGCATCGAACAAGCAGCAAACTATTGAGAACACGCGCGATTTTAATCCCACAATCTTGAACCTGCCTAATACCCATGAAGTGCCTGAATGGATGAAATCGCAAGAAGCGCCCCCTACGTCCGTGGACGCCcaagacgaagaagacgaagaagacaaGGGggaggacgaagaggaggaagatgaggatgaggaagaagatgaagacgaggatgaAGAGGAAGCTCAAAATCACTCCGAAGCTCCAGAGCAGGTAGAGGAAGAGGAATCGATCGAAGAAGAAGTGCAAGATCCCCAACTAGCCAAGTACGACATGGACAATGATCCAACGGCGCCACCGGCCATTCTCATCACAACATCACTTCCTTCCAACTCGACTTCGCCGCATCTCACTTCAGCTAATGCACGGAGCCATCCTGCTGAGGCTGTGCGCGAGTTCATCAAGGAGCTGCTGAATGTTTTCCCAGGAGCTGAATACCGTGCACGAGCCAAGGCGAAAGGTGCAGGGCTCGGCAAGATTTGCAGTTGGGCGCGTGCTCGACGCTTTGATGCGGTCCTCGTTGTGGGTGAAGCGAACAAGAAGCCGTGCTCTGTCACGCTTGTAGCTCTTCCACTCGGTCCCACGGCTTTGTTCCGGCTCACATCTGTGGAACTGGGCAAGGAGATTTATGGTCATGCCCGACCCACTCCTCATACCCCTGAGCTTATCCTAAACAACTTTACTACGGCTTTAGGACACCGTGTAGGTAAGTTGCTTCAGCGATTATTTCCTCTTGTACCAGATCTCGAGGGGAGACAAGTTGTAACGGCACATAACCAACGTGATTTTGTCTTCTTCCGGCGTCATCGGTACGAGTTCCGGTCTGCAGATAAGGCAGCTTTGCAAGAAATTGGGCCGCGATTCACGCTCAAGTTGATGTCACTATCTTCTGGTCTGCCAAAgggcgctggcgcatggAACGGTCGCTTTGTGGACGAGCTCGAAGAGGTTCCTGCGGCAGACGATCCGCATGCAGGAGACTCGGCAGAATACTCGACTAACGATGGCATCGAGTTCAAGTGGAAACCTAAGATGAGTGTTTCACGACGCAACTTTTATCTATAG
- a CDS encoding nuclear pore complex protein Nup107: MAAEMDEDVPSSSFEAFAQAYRTARNLDVGAQLDPESGTALVFADLCAERTQATSLSLPHLQDHYTEDDAAWEAEEHTWKLIHALFAERKLESRSSTIPPALHVYETPLGTVQRVLQHSPELSELKIIREWLQDVLPVRHAVEVRKGYMPFTKNALRAEKRAQVSGMASTRLGREKLVQHLDPDAASRGPGTWDVEDLHYEKALVRSLFEYVRAGELDMALDLCAQTSQSWRAASLRGAIFYHDPSISEPREGVDGPLGNRSRSAWRRIARKAALNVSLDRYERAMYGALCGDLSSVLAVSESWEERLWSYVNARFEQQLEQLAIQNAPNGNVQRIEESTAEATESLESIFEQLAHASPHASTEALDPYHVVQRAVITNSVPDLLARVNERLPEMQLLEDKVYARLIRFFAHLALFCHLIHIPLPVSLRAPILNAYVNVLQNAGEGCELVALYSSSLEPDNAHQVYAEFLCAMDPDTSLEDRRHALLQVQPHGMDPAVVASKTVDLLLAELVPAIVDEAEIREWNANLSMDERRLILSIDWLTFFDATFPHAILQTNTMMRVFMSTGRLHAAHSLLKHLPSELLGVLSDVSVAPDQLIELDHWRSYFDVLNKNVAVRGLWSDAALANSHTDYHNWVEALAQASESTRLACLELLELGWLQFDMEDDSLRREHLMFIRRKYIPEIVTSLHLMLVDTSQVLAENLTHALALPNLVADERLCLYLEFSELASGSPEPLQKYLAHVREAALVALDRRQDVLGCNKTPSV; the protein is encoded by the exons ATGGCCGCcgagatggacgaggacgtgcCTTCGTCCAGCTTCGAAGCATTCGCACAGGCGTACAGAACGGCTCGGAACTTGGATGTAGGTGCGCAGCTTGACCCAGAGTCCGGCACGGCGCTTGTGTTTGCTGATCTGTGCGCTGAGCGTACGCAGGCGACGTCACTGTCCTTGCCGCATCTTCAAGATCATTATACCGAGGATGATGCAGCCTGGGAAGCAGAAGAACATACTTGGAAGCTCATACATGCATTATTTGC CGAACGCAAATTGGAGTCGCGTTCAAGCACCATACCACCAGCATTGCATGTGTATGAAACACCTCTTGGCACCGTACAGCGTGTGCTACAGCATAGTCCTGAGCTTTCTGAGCTTAAAATTATTCGAGAATGGCTACAGGATGTGCTGCCAGTGCGACACGCAGTCGAAGTACGGAAAGGATACATGCCGTTTACCAAGAATGCTCTCCGAGCAGAGAAACGTGCACAAGTCAGCGGCATGGCCTCTACGCGCTTGGGCCGAGAAAAGCTTGTGCAGCATCTCGATCCAGATGCAGCATCGCGTGGCCCAGGAACGTGGGACGTGGAAGACTTACACTATGAAAAAGCGCTTGTACGTAGCCTGTTTGAGTACGTCCGAGCGGGCGAACTCGACATGGCTCTAGACCTTTGCGCACAAACAAGCCAATCATGGCGTGCTGCCTCGCTCCGTGGCGCAATTTTCTATCATGATCCTTCGATATCGGAACCAAGAGAAGGTGTTGACGGGCCTCTAGGGAACCGATCACGGAGTGCATGGCGCCGCATTGCCCGAAAAGCAGCACTCAACGTATCTCTGGATCGGTATGAACGTGCCATGTACGGTGCTTTGTGTGGCGACTTGTCTTCCGTGCTTGCTGTTAGTGAGTCGTGGGAAGAGCGTCTCTGGAGTTATGTGAACGCCCGCTTTGAGCAGCAACTTGAGCAACTTGCTATACAAAATGCGCCCAATGGTAATGTGCAGCGTATCGAGGAAAGCACGGCGGAGGCGACGGAGAGCCTAGAGTCTATCTTTGAGCAGCTGGCTCATGCCTCGCCCCATGCATCAACAGAGGCACTTGATCCATACCATGTGGTACAGCGCGCTGTTATCACAAATAGTGTGCCTGATTTATTGGCACGTGTGAACGAGCGGCTTCCCGAGATGCAACTCTTGGAGGACAAAGTATACGCTCGCCTCATTCGCTTTTTcgcgcaccttgcgctATTCTGTCACCTCATTCATATTCCTCTCCCCGTCTCTCTTCGAGCACCGATTCTGAATGCTTATGTGAATGTTCTACAGAACGCTGGCGAAGGCTGTGAGCTAGTGGCCCTGTACTCCTCAAGTCTCGAGCCAGACAATGCACACCAAGTCTATGCTGAATTTTTGTGTGCGATGGATCCGGACACATCGCTAGAAGACCGTCGGCACGCTCTTTTGCAGGTTCAGCCACATGGTATGGACCCGGCTGTTGTGGCGAGCAAGACTGTGGACCTTCTACTCGCTGAGCTTGTACCGGCCatcgtggacgaggcggagaTACGTGAATGGAATGCGAATCTGAGCATGGAtgagcgccgcctcatcCTCTCTATTGACTGGCTCACATTCTTCGACGCAACATTCCCTCATGCGATTTTGCAAACAAATACAATGATGCGTGTATTTATGTCGACCGGCCGCTTGCACGCTGCCCACAGCCTACTCAAGCACTTACCATCGGAGCTGCTTGGTGTCTTGAGCGATGTCTCAGTGGCGCCAGATCAATTGATTGAGCTAGATCACTGGCGCAGTTACTTTGACGTGCTCAACAAAAATGTGGCTGTCCGTGGCCTTTGGAGTGACGCAGCACTCGCCAACTCACATACCGACTACCATAACTGGGTCGAAGCACTCGCCCAAGCCTCGGAATCAACGCGTCTTGCCTGCCTCGAACTGCTTGAACTGGGCTGGCTCCAATTCGATATGGAAGACGACTCTCTACGCAGGGAGCATCTCATGTTCATTCGGCGCAAGTATATCCCTGAAATTGTTACGAGTTTGCATCTCATGCTTGTCGATACGAGCCAGGTGCTTGCAGAAAATCTCACGCATGCACTGGCGCTACCGAATCTCGTGGCCGATGAGCGTCTTTGTCTGTACCTCGAGTTCTCTGAGCTAGCCTCTGGCTCCCCGGAGCCGCTCCAAAAATACCTGGCTCATGTCCGCGAGGCGGCATTGGTGGCCCTGGACCGGCGACAAGATGTGCTTGGGTGCAATAAGACACCGTCGGTATAG
- a CDS encoding transcription initiation factor TFIIB, with translation MSMEAERSHAAPPSLSDAFAITPRFAAERAAAVQNATGQAPTAPAKKETFLPDLNVHLICKDCKTVPPNIAEEFTNGDLVCADCGLVLGDRIVDTRSEWRTFANEDGDDPSRVGSVSNPILDGITEQLESRIAARDGGTGASRELLKTMSRASAPRDRSLLDAFDSIQNKCDSIHLPRTVCDTAKQAYRRVEQEKLLRGKQTDAIIAAAIYVACRVNRVPRTFPEVCALTSARKQQVARCFREMKEAFGLNATGTGSIDGADTSADVAVASAGTGGAAPLGLAVGATDLVARYCNHLGLDMSIVRVTEAITMKIQEHGCLAGRSPITIAAATIYLVTLLVNEQRTARRISVAAGVSDVTIKHSYKELLKVLDQVLTPDILAKDRRIDLSRIEAK, from the coding sequence ATGTCGATGGAGGCAGAGCGGTCGCATGCAGCACCGCCATCCCTGTCGGATGCATTTGCTATTACACCGAGATTtgctgctgagcgtgcagctgcagtTCAGAACGCGACGGGTCaggcgcccacggcgcctgcgaAAAAAGAGACGTTCCTACCTGACTTGAACGTGCACCTCATATGCAAGGATTGCAAGACGGTACCACCCAACATCGCAGAGGAGTTTACCAATGGTGATTTGGTATGCGCAGACTGTGGTCTTGTGTTAGGTGATCGCATCGTCGACACACGCAGCGAATGGCGTACATTTGCCAATGAAGATGGTGACGATCCGTCGCGTGTGGGTAGTGTATCGAACCCCATTCTGGACGGTATTACAGAGCAGCTTGAGAGTCGCATAGCCGCACGCGATGGTGGAACGGGTGCGTCGCGCGAACTGCTCAAGACTATGTCTAGAGCCTCTGCACCTAGAGATCGCTCCTTGCTGGACGCGTTTGATTCGATCCAAAACAAGTGTGACAGTATTCACTTGCCGCGCACGGTTTGTGACACGGCTAAGCAGGCCTACCGCCGTGTAGAACAGGAGAAGTTGCTGCGTGGCAAACAAACCGATGCCATTATTGCGGCTGCCATCTATGTTGCTTGCCGTGTGAATCGTGTACCGCGCACCTTCCCCGAGGTCTGTGCACTTACTTCGGCACGCAAGCAGCAGGTCGCACGCTGTTTTCGCGAGATGAAGGAGGCATTTGGCCTGAacgccacaggcacaggaTCTATTGATGGTGCCGACACGTCGGCCGACGTGGCCGTCGCTAGTGCTGGCACTGGCGGTGCGGCTCCGCTAGGTCTTGCTGTGGGTGCGACCGATCTTGTCGCACGATACTGCAACCACCTTGGTCTGGACATGTCGATTGTCCGCGTGACAGAGGCGATCACTATGAAAATTCAGGAGCATGGCTGTCTGGCTGGACGGTCGCCTATTACGATTGCCGCAGCCACTATTTATCTCGTCACACTACTTGTAAATGAACAAAGgacggcgcgtcgcatcTCAGTCGCGGCTGGTGTATCGGACGTGACTATCAAACACTCTTACAAGGAGTTGCTCAAGGTACTAGATCAGGTCCTTACGCCGGATATCCTAGCCAAGGATCGTCGCATCGACTTGAGCCGCATTGAGGCGAAATAA